A single genomic interval of Mucilaginibacter robiniae harbors:
- a CDS encoding BatA domain-containing protein — translation MHFSYPAFLFALGTLAIPVLVHLFNFRRYQKVYFSNVQFLKEIKEQQSSRRNLRERLILLSRLLALAFLVLAFARPYIPNHNTRAAGQQQAVSIFVDNSYSMQTFSREGSLLDEAKRRAKEIVSAYNLNDRFQLLTQDFEGRHQRLLRREEFNDAIDAIKISAQSRTLAQIINRQQSLLQTRPGALHAAYIISDFQKAPFNQQQYQADKSLQLSLVQLKANTLPNVAVDSVWLLSAVHRPDQTEKLVVKLHNYAGQDAKGIPLKLLINGTQKALGSFSVKARSVSQDTLTFSGLPAGWQQGEIQLQDNPVIFDNQFYFTFNVKQQMPVLLVDGGLPNKYLQTAFTADEFFALTRTSDGNVNYAGLGTYTIIMLSDIKAISAGLAQQLKTYVNKGGTLAVFPATDADLASYQSFLQSVNAAYPEKLITEGTRVAALNLQNPLFKTLFEEVPRNPDLPMVTKYYPLHATTAGESLMELPGRQPFWAGYRSGVGKVYIAAVPLDEAYSNLPHHALLLPVLFRMALLSGHDMPLFYTIGEHETIETAPIPLTEKQILKLSKGNQTLIPDARRQEGSLLLYVADQVQQPGNYRLQKQDSTAAIVAFNSNRQESDLTYLDKAELDKLLPAGNRVIEAGKASVAGVINETNFGLQLWKLCIILALIFVAAEILLVRFFRPSKQQPQV, via the coding sequence ATGCATTTTTCATATCCGGCTTTTCTGTTTGCCTTAGGTACACTGGCTATTCCAGTGTTGGTGCATCTGTTCAATTTCAGGCGTTATCAGAAGGTATATTTTAGCAACGTACAGTTTTTAAAAGAAATTAAGGAACAGCAATCATCTCGCCGTAACCTGCGCGAACGTTTGATTTTGCTGAGCCGCCTGCTGGCACTTGCTTTTTTGGTGCTGGCATTTGCCCGTCCTTACATACCCAATCATAACACCCGTGCAGCCGGACAACAACAGGCTGTTAGCATTTTTGTGGACAATTCATACTCTATGCAAACCTTTAGTAGGGAAGGGAGTTTGTTGGATGAAGCTAAGCGCAGAGCTAAAGAAATTGTATCTGCTTATAACCTGAACGACCGTTTTCAGTTGCTTACGCAAGATTTTGAAGGGAGGCATCAGCGTTTACTAAGACGCGAAGAGTTTAATGATGCGATAGATGCGATCAAAATTAGTGCACAAAGCCGAACGCTTGCACAAATAATCAATCGTCAGCAGAGCTTATTACAAACCCGGCCGGGTGCGCTGCATGCGGCCTACATTATTTCCGATTTTCAGAAAGCCCCGTTTAACCAGCAGCAATATCAAGCCGATAAAAGTTTACAATTAAGCCTGGTGCAGCTAAAAGCCAATACCTTGCCCAACGTAGCAGTAGATTCCGTGTGGTTGCTCAGCGCTGTTCACCGGCCCGACCAAACTGAAAAGCTGGTTGTAAAGCTGCACAACTACGCCGGGCAGGATGCAAAGGGAATTCCCCTCAAGTTATTAATTAATGGTACACAAAAAGCATTAGGCAGCTTTTCGGTAAAAGCACGTTCCGTGAGCCAGGATACGCTTACCTTTTCGGGCTTACCGGCGGGCTGGCAGCAAGGCGAAATTCAGTTGCAGGATAACCCCGTTATTTTTGATAATCAGTTTTATTTTACTTTTAACGTAAAGCAGCAAATGCCGGTACTGTTGGTTGATGGCGGCTTACCTAATAAATACCTGCAAACGGCTTTTACAGCTGATGAGTTTTTTGCACTTACGCGTACATCTGATGGTAACGTAAATTATGCAGGTTTGGGTACTTACACCATTATTATGCTGAGCGACATAAAAGCTATATCGGCTGGATTGGCTCAGCAACTAAAAACGTATGTAAATAAAGGTGGTACATTGGCTGTATTTCCGGCTACAGATGCTGACTTAGCTAGTTACCAATCGTTTTTGCAATCTGTTAATGCTGCTTACCCGGAAAAGCTGATTACTGAAGGTACACGCGTGGCGGCTTTAAACTTGCAGAATCCATTATTCAAAACCTTGTTTGAGGAAGTGCCCCGCAATCCTGATTTGCCTATGGTAACAAAGTATTACCCTTTGCATGCCACAACAGCCGGCGAAAGTCTGATGGAGTTGCCAGGCCGCCAGCCATTCTGGGCCGGGTACCGGAGTGGTGTCGGGAAAGTGTATATAGCTGCCGTGCCGCTTGATGAAGCTTATAGCAACCTGCCACACCATGCTTTGCTGTTGCCGGTTTTATTCAGAATGGCTTTATTAAGCGGGCATGATATGCCTTTGTTTTACACCATTGGCGAGCATGAAACTATTGAAACAGCACCTATACCGCTTACTGAAAAGCAAATTTTAAAGCTGAGTAAAGGTAACCAGACTTTGATACCGGATGCCCGTCGGCAGGAAGGAAGTTTGCTGCTTTACGTAGCTGATCAGGTGCAGCAACCGGGTAACTACCGGCTGCAAAAGCAGGATAGCACCGCAGCTATTGTCGCCTTCAACAGTAACCGCCAAGAGTCGGATTTAACTTATCTGGATAAAGCTGAGTTGGATAAATTATTGCCTGCTGGCAACCGTGTCATTGAAGCAGGTAAAGCTTCAGTAGCAGGTGTAATCAACGAAACAAATTTTGGCCTGCAATTATGGAAACTTTGTATAATTTTGGCCCTGATATTTGTGGCAGCCGAAATACTGCTGGTGCGGTTTTTTCGCCCAAGCAAACAGCAGCCACAGGTTTAA